DNA sequence from the Sediminibacillus dalangtanensis genome:
AGGTCCTGCTTTATATTCGCACATGACAGCGGCTGAAAATCTCGAAGCGCACAGACTGTTAAAGGGTATTCCTGGCAAAGAATGCATCGGCAAAACCCTGTCGCTGGTAGGCTTACAGGACACCGGCAGAAAAAAAGCCAAAAACTTCTCGTTAGGGATGAAGCAGCGTCTCGGACTTGCCATTGCTTTATTGGGAGATCCCGAATTTTTGATCCTCGACGAACCGATTAACGGACTCGACCCGATGGGCGTCATCGAAATTAGGGAACTGTTGAAAAAACTCAACCAGGAGCATGACATCACCATGCTGATTTCCAGTCATATTTTGAGCGAACTTCATTTGTTGGCTACCCATTATGGCATCATCCACGAAGGGAAATTGCTGGAGCAGTTATCGGCAAAAGAATTGAATGAAAAATGTCAGCAATACCTGCACATAAAGGTCGATCGACCAAATAAAGCGGCAACCGTGTTGGAGAGACAACTGGAAACAAGCGAATTTGAAGTCATGGCGGACGGCTCCATCAAGCTGTTTGCCTATACAGCTACACCAGGCAAAGTATCCAAAACACTGACAGACGAAGGGTTGATTTTGGAACAATTCATGCCAATGGGAGAAGAATTGGAAGCATACTTTACCCATCGCATCGGGGGTGTGCAGCATGGGTAACTTGATGAAGACTGAGTGGTTCAAGTTGAGAAATGATCGTTCCTTATGGGTGCTTACTGGGATAATCTTTGCGTATGCTGTTCTCCAGACAATGCTGGACCGCTTAGATGGAGGAGAACTCACTCCGCTTAATGATTATTATCAGTATTATGCACTAAGCTTCAATGAGCAAATCGTTTCCTACATCCCTTGTATTCTAGCCGGATTTTTTATTACAAGTGAATATTCACGGGGAACGATGAAGTCTCTCGCTTCTTCGGGGAATAGCCGGATCAGGATTTACCTTGCCAAGCTGATCATGTTCTCGACAGGAGCAATTATCATCTCGCTCACGATGCCGGTATCTATGACTGTCATCAGTGCAATCGTTGGTTTTCCCGGCAGTTTAGACTGGCCTTATTATCTCCAGACAATAGGACTCACGATCCTTTATGCGGCAGTTTTTGCCTCGATCATGGCGGTGTTTTCGATCATGTTTACTGACAGCGGAAAAACGATTGGGTTTTTATTGCTGTTCTTCATGCTGATAGATACCATGTTGGGGATGATCAGTTCCAAGCTGACGTTTTTGAAACCTGTCCATGACAATTCTGTTTTTCAATTGTCAAAAAAAATCATTGAGATCAACCAAGTGGGCGGTACGGAAATGATCAAGCTGATCGTGATTCCCATCGTGACCTTCCTGGTATTCGGGATGGCGGGCAGTCTAATTTTTAAAAAGAAAGAAATCAAGTAGGAAAGGTGGCGGGTGAGTATATGTTATATGGTGCGATCATCTTAACGGGATTGCTTGTTGTTTACCTGCTCGCCCGTCAGTACTTATTAAAAAAGGAAATCAAACGCATAGCCGGCCAGTTGCGTGATGTCAATGAACAGGTTACGGAAAAGAAAGTGGACATTCGTTTTTTTGATAACGATGTAGAAAAACTGGCAAAGGAAATCAATAACCAAATCGACCGGACAAAACATGCCAAAGCGGATAAGCGAAAGACGGAAAATGAGTTGAAGCAGGCGGTATCCTATATCTCACACGACATCCGCACCCCGATGACGACAATATCAGGATATCTTCAGTTTTTGGAATCCGATCAATTAAGCGCCGAGGAAAAAAAGGAATACATCGAGACCATAAAGAAAGGTGTAAAAAGATTGAAGGTCCTGCTGGAAGACTTCTTCGAGCTTTCTATCATCGAACAAGCTGATTATCCGATAAAACCGGATAGAGTAAAATTGAATCCGCTTCTTACCGAAGTATTGGTAGGTTTTTATGAAGAATTTAGTAAAAGAAAGATAGAGCCGAAAATGGACAGGACGGAAGAAGAAGTCATGGTAATGGCAGATCCGTCTGCTATTAAACGGGTGCTGGAAAACTTGGTGATCAATGCAATCAGGCATTCGAGCGGGGAGGTGGCTGTCCAACTTGAACAGACCTCTTCATCCGTCCGTTTGACTGTCAGCAATTCGGTCGACCGTTTAAGCGAAGCGGATTTGGCCCATTTATTCGACCGTTTTTATAAAGCGGATCAGACAAGAACGGGAAAAGGTACAGGGCTGGGACTGCCGATTGCCAAGAGCCTGATGGAAAAGATGAATGGCAGCCTCACCGCCGAGTTTGTTGGAGACCAATTGATGATGAAGTGCCAATGGAAAAGGTCAAAGTGAAAATATCATAAGTTTTTCTTGTGATGAAAAAATCCCCTCCGATTAAAAAGGAAGGGGATTTTTCTAATACCAGTAAACAGGTTTAACTTTCTGCCAATTCTTCTTCCGGCGCCTGTTTGACACGCTTTATCCAAAAGGATAGTACAAGACTGATTACCCCGAAGAGAAGCATAACGAAATAAGCGTCACTGATTCCCTGGATAGAAGCTTCCATGGTCATGTGTGCCCGTGTTTCACCGTTTGCTGCACCTTGGGCCGCGATATCCTGCAGATGGGTTTTCGTTCTGCTAGTCATAATCGTGACGATCAAGGAAGTGCCAATCGCACCGGCTACTTGCCGTGCCGTATTGGAAATAGCCGTTCCGTGTGCGTTCAGGCTGGACGGCAGCTGGTTCAGCCCGGCCGTTTGCAGCGGCATCAAGAATAATGCCATTCCGATGCGGCGTCCTGTGTACATCATTATAAGGAACGTATAGCTTGTCGCATCGCTCAGGTTTGCGAAGCTGTAGGTGGTTGCGAGAATGATGGTAATCCCGATAATGGCCAGCCATTTCACACCGTAGCGGTCGAATAGTTTTCCGACAACCGGACTCAATAATCCCATCAAAAGCGCGCCTGGAAACATGAGAACGCCAGCTTCCAAAGCGGTAAAGCCTCGGGCGTTTTGCAAATAGAGCGGCAGTAAAATCATATCGGCATACATCACAACCGTAATCACACAGTTGATGATTGTCGTCAAGGAAAACATGTTGTAGCGGAATGCCTTCAAGTCAAGAAATGGCTTGCCGGAAGTCAATTGGCGCCAGGTAAACAGCCCGATCGTCAGTACCCCTATGCTGAGAGCAATCACCACTTCGGTATTGGACCAACCCTCATTTCCAGCTTCACTAAAGCCGTACAAGAGGGCGCCGAATCCGATGGTGGAAAGAATCAGACTGACCAGGTCAAGCTTACTTTTAGTGGTTTCTGAGACGTTTTTCAAAAAGATGAAGCCACAAATAATGATCACGACCACAAACGGCACCATGCCATAAAACAAGACTTGCCATGGAAAAGCATCTAGAATATACCCCGTAAGCGTCGGCCCGATGGCAGGGGCGAAAATAATCGCAAGCCCGACCGTACCCATTGCGGCTCCGCGCCTTTCCGGAGGAAAAAGCGACAGAACGACGTTCATCAACAGCGGCATCATAATCCCGGTGGATGCTGCCTGGATGAGCCGCCCGGTGAGCAGGACAGGGAAGTTCATGGCCATGGCGGAGACAAGCGTCCCGATCAGGAAAATGATCATCGCGGTTTGGAACAGCTGGCGGGTCGAAAAGCGCAGCATCAAAAATCCCGTGACCGGAATCAGTACACCGTTCACCAACATATATCCTGTCGTCAGCCATTGTCCGGTAGCTGCTTCAATGTTGAATTCCTCCATCAATGTCGGAAGGGCAACCGTCATGGTAGTTTGGTTGAAAATAGCAAAGAAAGCGCCCAAAATCATGATCGTCAAGACCGGACCCTTTCTGATCGCACTGCTGTCTGTTGTCTCGTTGGAAGCCAATGATTGTCATCCTTTCCTCGGTGTTTCAGTAATTTTATAAATTGTAGTATAATTTACAACATATAAATTAAATTATAGATAGGAAAATAGAAGGGTTCAACATACAATTTTTCTTGATGTGTCTATTAATTTACAAGTGTGGAGGTATTGTAGCTTAAAGATGGGGAACTCAGCAGATTCTTGAAAAATTGTTGTATAGAAAGAAAGGGGAAAGGGAGATGGAGGAAAAGAAAAAAACGGATCCACGGATTGTTCGGACACGTCGATTATTGAAGGATGCGTTTGTCGAACTGATTCAGGAAATCGATATCCAAAAACTGTCGGTAAACCGTCTTGCAGAACGGGCGACGATCAACCGGGTCACCTTTTACCTGCACTACCGGGACATACCGGATATGCTGGAAAAGATGGCGGATGAAATGATGAGCGATCTCACGGAAGTATGGAAGGAAGCGAGAGCAGAACGAAACGCAACAGCAGAAACCGAAAAATGGCATGTGATGGATAGGGTACTGCATCATATCGCCGACAATGCAGCTTTTTACAAAGTCGTTTTCACCTCTAAGCGGATGCCGATTTTTCGAGACCGGCTGTTGGCATTTTTGACAGAGCGGATCATTTCGAGGGTGGAACGGAAAGGAGAAGAGTCCAGCGTACATAAAGACATTGTGATTTGGTACGATTCCGCAGCCTACATGGGCACAATCGTGGCCTGGCTGCAAAATGGTATGCCTTACACGCCGTCTTATATGGCGAAGCAAATTTATCAGCTTCGCCACCGAGAGATGGGGGAGAGGTAGATGGATTAGATGTTTTTTGGTGAAAAAGACGATTTCCTTTTATTTAGGAATCGTCTTTTTAATGGCTTGATCAATTATCTATTCGAAAATCCTATTGGTTCTTCTGCAGGTTCTTTCACTTTTCTATAACGAGATGGCGTACAGCTTTTAAATCGTTTAAACGTCCGGATGAAATAACTTTGATTGTCAAAACCGACGTCCAATGCAATGGTGAGTATTTTTCGATCGGTTTCCCGCAGTAATTTCGCTGCATGATTGATACGGATGGTATTGATATATTCTACCGGTGTCATCCGTACGATCGACTTGAAGAAACGGTTGAAATGCCCCTCACTCATTTGGACAAGGCAGGCTAAATCTTTAATTCTGATTTTTTCCTGGAAATGGTCCTCGATATATAAGAGGACTTTTTTGATTTGGTCTGTTTTTTCATTATGGACCGCTTTGTCGGGAATCGGATAGTTCCCCAGCCATTCCGCCATCACTTCGAACAACAATCCCTTGATCGCCAGTTCATAGGCTGGCGGTCTGTTTTGTTCATAGTGGATGATGCGGGAAAGGGAGTATAAAATCGATTGCTCCCAGTCGGTGTTTGGTTTGATGATGAGAGGCTGGGACGTTTCAAGCTGTTCCAAACGATCTACATAATGGGACTCTATTTGGTCATATGCAAAGCTGCGGAGGAAATTAAGATGAAAGACGATAGCGGTTATCTGAAAATCGTTTTGTTGTAAAGGATACGCTGCATGCAGCTGGCCGCTCGGAATCAGGACCGCTTCACCTGGTTCTAGGATGACACTGGAGGAACCAATCTGAAAAATGGCCGGTCCTTTTTCCAGCAGGGTAAATTCCATTTCGTAATGCCAGTGCAAGCCAAAAATAACCCCATTGGAATCGAGTTTATTTTCTGTGTATGTTCTCAAAGGAAACATCGGATCTCCATGATTTCTGTCTTCCATCAAACGGTTTTTATCCACTTGTCATTCCCCCTTATCTTTCAATATATCAGAATTGTGTTATAAATTGCGAGAATTAATAAAGAAAACGCTTACTAATATCACTATTATTTTAATTAAGCATTTCCCTCTCCCTTATTAGGCATCTCGACAAAGCAAAAACGATCAAACTGCGAATTTAAATGGACAGGGTCTTTATTTTTTATCAAATAGTGAAAGCGGTTAACAAAGCGTTGCCGCCAGACAAAAATGGGAGAATGCGATTTTACAAGAAAAGAAGGGGTGTTGTTGTTGAAGAAAGGATGGCTGTTGTCTTTTACTAGTTTGTTGCTTACCTTCATGCTGACAGCTTGCGGCGGTGGTTCGAGTATTACGGAAGAATCCGGTACGGACACGGAAACCGCAGATGGGAAGCAGGAAATTCTCTTGTGGCACTATTATACCGGATCGGAAGAATTCTTGACAGAACTGTTGGACAAATTTAATCAGTCACAGGATGAAGTGCATGTGAAAAGTGAATACGTGCCGTTCAGCGATATCAAAAAGCAATTATCCATCGGATCTGCCGGCGGCAATCTTCCTGATATTATTATCTCCGACACCGTCGATAACGCTTCTTTGGCATCAATGGGTGTACTGGCCGACATTACCGATAAAGTGGAGGGTTGGGAACAAACAGAGAACTTTTTGGATTCTCCGCTGCAATCGACTGTCTATGAAGGCAAACATTACGGCATGCCTCTGACGAGTAACGCGTTAGGTCTGTTTTACAACAAAGGCATGTTCGAAGAGGCAGGAATGGAACCGCCTAAAACATGGGAGGAGCTGAAGAAAGCTGCTGCAGAATTGACGACTGAGGATCGCAAAGGACTGGGCGTATCCGCGGTTAAGTCAGAAGAAGCCACCTTTCAATTTTATCCGTTCCTTTATTCAGCGGGCGGAGATTATCAGCATTTAGACTCGGAAGAAGCGAACGATGCTTTATCGCTTATCAAAGACATGCTGGATAACGATTATATGAGCGAGGATATACTCAGCTCAACTCAGGATGACTTGGCGACGAAATTTTCCTCCGAGCAATTGGCGATGATGGTCAATGGCCCCTGGATGATCGAACGCCTGCAGGAAGCCAACCCGGACATGGAATTCGGCATCGTGCCAATTCCGAAAGATAAACAAGTCTCCTCCGTGCTTGGCGGTGACAATATTGAAATCACCAAGGAAGCCAATGTGGATGCGGCCTGGGAGTTTCTGACGTGGCTGCTGGCTCCTGAGCAAATCGAAGGCTTTACCAAGAATACAGGGTATTTTCCACCAAGACAGGATGTTCTGAATGATTCGGATTATTGGAAGAACGATGACTATTTACAAGCGTTTATCCCGATTATGGAAGTGGCAGAAGCACGCGGGCCATCACCGGATTGGCCGAAAATTTCGGAAGCGATTCAAATCGCCATCCAGGAATCTCTGACAGATTCGAAACCAGTGGATGAAGCATTATCCGATGCGGCCGCGAAGGTAGAGGAAGTAGAATAACGGATTACTGCTAAGTTGGAGGGTGCAGGAGATATGAACGATGTTTTCAGAAAACAGGGCAACCGACTGATACGAGAATATGATAGTGAAAAGCTTTGGATAGAACCGTGGGGAGAAAACAGCTTGCGTGTCCGCTCGACGTTCCATGCAGAAATGGAGCCGCAGGACTGGGCTCTGCTTGAAACGGAAGAGAGGACAGCCGAGATTACGATCGGAGAGGAGAAAGCCGTCGTTCAAAATGGCAAAATCAGGGCCGAGCTGACAAGTGCCGGCAAACTTACTTTCTATAACCAAAAGAATGAAATTTTGCTGGAAGAATATGTCCGCAACCGCAAGAACATCAAAGCGTTTTGCAGTGCGTTGAAAATCGATGCCCGTGAGTTTCAGCCCCACTTGGGCGGGGATTACCAACTGACGTTAAGATTTGAATCCAATCCGGAAGAAAAACTTTATGGGATGGGGCAATACCAGCAGCCGATATTGGATCTGAAAAATTGCACGCTCGAACTAGCCCAGCGAAATTCACAGGCGACCGTTCCATTTGCGTTATCCAGTCTCGGCTACGGGTTTCTCTGGAACAATCCTGCAGTGGGGCAAGTGACGTTTGGCAAAAACATCACCGAGTGGAAAGCCGAGTCGACCAAGCAATTGGACTATTGGATTACGGCCGGAGACACTCCCGCAGAAATTGAAGAAGCATATGCCAAGGCAACCGGGACGGTGCCGATGATGCCGGATTACGGAATGGGCTTTTGGCAGTGCAAGCTGCGCTACCAGACACAGGAGGAATTGCTGGAAGTAGCACGGGAGTATAAACGTCGCGGTTTGCCGATTTCGGTGATTGTCATCGATTATTTTCATTGGCCAAAGCAGGGGGATTGGCGGTTTGATAAGGATTATTGGCCAGACCCGGAAGCGATGGTCAAGGAACTGAAAGACATGGGAATCGAGCTGATGGTGTCGATTTGGCCGACAGTCGATAAGGAAAGCGAAAACTATGAAGAAATGCTGCAAAAAGGCTATTTGACGCGGACAGATCGCGGCATCCGTATTAACCACGACTTTCTGGGCAACACGCTCTATTTTGACACCACCCATCCAGGGGCCAGAGAGTATGTCTGGAACAAAGCGAAACAAAACTATTATGACTACGGGATCAAAACCTTCTGGCTTGATGAAGCGGAGCCGGAATACAACGTCTATGATTTTGATAATTACCGTTATCACATTGGACCGAATGTCCAGGTCGGAAATATTTATCCGACCATGTACTCGAAAGCGTTTTACGATGGGATGACCGCCGAAGGCCAGGAGAACGTGGTCAATCTTGTCCGCTGTGCCTGGGCCGGAAGCCAGCGGTATGGTGCGCTCGTATGGTCGGGAGATATCGACTCCAGTTTTGCTTCACTGCGCAATCAGTTTGCCATTGGCTTGAACATGGGACTTGCCGGCATACCATGGTGGACGACGGATATCGGCGGTTTTCATGGCGGCAATCCGGATGACCCGGCGTTTCGAGAATGCATGGTCCGCTGGTTCCAATATGGTGCATTTTGTCCCGTTTTCCGTCTGCATGGCGACCGTGAACCGCACCAGGAACCGTTGGGAACCAGCGGTGGCGGTTTATGCCCGAGCGGCGCAGACAATGAAGTGTGGAGCTACGGCGAGGAAGCTTATGAGATTTTCAAAAAATATATGGGAATACGTGAACGGCTTCGTCCATATATAGCCGAATTGATGGAAGCGGCACACGAAAAAGGGACTCCACCGATGCGACCATTGTTTTACGACTTCCCGGAAGATCAGGAGGCGTGGAATGTAGAGGATGCTTATATGTTCGGACCCGACCTGCTGGTGGCTCCTGTGTTACAGGGAGGCACGGAAAGCCGTTCGGTTTACCTGCCTCAAGGGGAAACATGGAAGGATGCGAACAGCGGCGAACTTCACGAAGGCGGTCAGCGGGTGACCTGCGAAACGCCGCTTGAAACCATTCCGCTGTTTGTTAGAGGAGACGCGGAACTGCCTCTATAGGTCTGTCTATTTATCTTCTATCCGTGTAAAGTTGATGATGTTCTAACAAAAAATGCGTTTATATTAGGAGAGTGAAAAAGTTGAAAAGGATTAGTGGTTTGTTATTGGCAATTGTTTCATTCGTACTGGTTTTATCCGCGTGCAGCGGCGGTACTTCCATTACCGATGACGAGCAATCGGGTGGTGAGGGAGAAGCAGCGGAAGCTTCCAAGGATGTTACTATCTGGTTCCATTACACAGGAAAACAGCAGGAAGAGTTTTTAAGTCTGATAGATGCGTACAACGAGTCGCAGGATCAGTATGAGGTGGAAGGAGAATACGTTCCGTTTGCCGATGTAAAAAAGCAGCTTTCTGTCGGTGTGGCCGGCGGTACGCTGCCTGACATGGCTTTGATGGATGTGGTCGACAATGCAGCCTTTGCCGAACAGGGGGTTTTGGAGGATATTACCTCGAAGGTCGAAGAGTGGGGGGAAATCGATAACTTTTACGAAGGTCCTGTGGAATCGGCTACGTATGATGGCAAGTACTATGGATTGCCTGTCGGCAGTAATGCGCTTGGACTGTTTTACAACGAAGATTTACTGAAGGAAGCTGGCATCGAAGAGCCGCCAACTACCTGGGACGAATTGAAGGAAGATGCAAAGGCACTGACAAACGATGATACGAAAGGTTTTGCTGTTTCGGCTGTTAAATCGGAAGAAGGTGCTTTCCAATTCTATCCTTTCCTTCGTTCTGCAGGAGCCGATTATGATTCGCTTGATTCGGAAGGTGCTGTGGAGGCGATGACGTTACTTACAGATATGATTGAGGAAGGATCGATGGGCAGCGATGTGGTCAATGCTACACAGGATGACTTAGCAAGACAATTTGCCGCAGGAAAACTGGCTATGATGGTCAACGGTCCTTGGAATATCGAGCGCCTGAAAGAAGAAAGCCCGGACATGAATTTCTCCATCAGCCAGATTCCTAAGGATGAACAATATGCTTCCGTCTTAGGCGGGGAGAACTTAACCATCATCAAA
Encoded proteins:
- a CDS encoding ABC transporter substrate-binding protein; the protein is MKKGWLLSFTSLLLTFMLTACGGGSSITEESGTDTETADGKQEILLWHYYTGSEEFLTELLDKFNQSQDEVHVKSEYVPFSDIKKQLSIGSAGGNLPDIIISDTVDNASLASMGVLADITDKVEGWEQTENFLDSPLQSTVYEGKHYGMPLTSNALGLFYNKGMFEEAGMEPPKTWEELKKAAAELTTEDRKGLGVSAVKSEEATFQFYPFLYSAGGDYQHLDSEEANDALSLIKDMLDNDYMSEDILSSTQDDLATKFSSEQLAMMVNGPWMIERLQEANPDMEFGIVPIPKDKQVSSVLGGDNIEITKEANVDAAWEFLTWLLAPEQIEGFTKNTGYFPPRQDVLNDSDYWKNDDYLQAFIPIMEVAEARGPSPDWPKISEAIQIAIQESLTDSKPVDEALSDAAAKVEEVE
- a CDS encoding ABC transporter substrate-binding protein, whose translation is MKKLKRISGLLLAIVSFVLVLSACSGGTSITDDEQSGGEGEAAEASKDVTIWFHYTGKQQEEFLSLIDAYNESQDQYEVEGEYVPFADVKKQLSVGVAGGTLPDMALMDVVDNAAFAEQGVLEDITSKVEEWGEIDNFYEGPVESATYDGKYYGLPVGSNALGLFYNEDLLKEAGIEEPPTTWDELKEDAKALTNDDTKGFAVSAVKSEEGAFQFYPFLRSAGADYDSLDSEGAVEAMTLLTDMIEEGSMGSDVVNATQDDLARQFAAGKLAMMVNGPWNIERLKEESPDMNFSISQIPKDEQYASVLGGENLTIIKDGNVDGAFDFLTWFLEPDRHETFTYETGVFPARKDVLENSDHWTEDPYLSGFVPIMDGAVPRGPSPQWPEISESIQIAIQESLTGTKSPEEALNKASESVSETVDQ
- a CDS encoding helix-turn-helix transcriptional regulator, which encodes MDKNRLMEDRNHGDPMFPLRTYTENKLDSNGVIFGLHWHYEMEFTLLEKGPAIFQIGSSSVILEPGEAVLIPSGQLHAAYPLQQNDFQITAIVFHLNFLRSFAYDQIESHYVDRLEQLETSQPLIIKPNTDWEQSILYSLSRIIHYEQNRPPAYELAIKGLLFEVMAEWLGNYPIPDKAVHNEKTDQIKKVLLYIEDHFQEKIRIKDLACLVQMSEGHFNRFFKSIVRMTPVEYINTIRINHAAKLLRETDRKILTIALDVGFDNQSYFIRTFKRFKSCTPSRYRKVKEPAEEPIGFSNR
- a CDS encoding sensor histidine kinase, with product MLYGAIILTGLLVVYLLARQYLLKKEIKRIAGQLRDVNEQVTEKKVDIRFFDNDVEKLAKEINNQIDRTKHAKADKRKTENELKQAVSYISHDIRTPMTTISGYLQFLESDQLSAEEKKEYIETIKKGVKRLKVLLEDFFELSIIEQADYPIKPDRVKLNPLLTEVLVGFYEEFSKRKIEPKMDRTEEEVMVMADPSAIKRVLENLVINAIRHSSGEVAVQLEQTSSSVRLTVSNSVDRLSEADLAHLFDRFYKADQTRTGKGTGLGLPIAKSLMEKMNGSLTAEFVGDQLMMKCQWKRSK
- a CDS encoding glycoside hydrolase family 31 protein, which translates into the protein MNDVFRKQGNRLIREYDSEKLWIEPWGENSLRVRSTFHAEMEPQDWALLETEERTAEITIGEEKAVVQNGKIRAELTSAGKLTFYNQKNEILLEEYVRNRKNIKAFCSALKIDAREFQPHLGGDYQLTLRFESNPEEKLYGMGQYQQPILDLKNCTLELAQRNSQATVPFALSSLGYGFLWNNPAVGQVTFGKNITEWKAESTKQLDYWITAGDTPAEIEEAYAKATGTVPMMPDYGMGFWQCKLRYQTQEELLEVAREYKRRGLPISVIVIDYFHWPKQGDWRFDKDYWPDPEAMVKELKDMGIELMVSIWPTVDKESENYEEMLQKGYLTRTDRGIRINHDFLGNTLYFDTTHPGAREYVWNKAKQNYYDYGIKTFWLDEAEPEYNVYDFDNYRYHIGPNVQVGNIYPTMYSKAFYDGMTAEGQENVVNLVRCAWAGSQRYGALVWSGDIDSSFASLRNQFAIGLNMGLAGIPWWTTDIGGFHGGNPDDPAFRECMVRWFQYGAFCPVFRLHGDREPHQEPLGTSGGGLCPSGADNEVWSYGEEAYEIFKKYMGIRERLRPYIAELMEAAHEKGTPPMRPLFYDFPEDQEAWNVEDAYMFGPDLLVAPVLQGGTESRSVYLPQGETWKDANSGELHEGGQRVTCETPLETIPLFVRGDAELPL
- a CDS encoding ATP-binding cassette domain-containing protein, producing MSDYILKTNHLSKKYHGKMALDKVDMAIAKGSIYGFIGQNGAGKSTFIRLITGLASPTAGSFELFGQNSEQGLIEARKRIGTIIEGPALYSHMTAAENLEAHRLLKGIPGKECIGKTLSLVGLQDTGRKKAKNFSLGMKQRLGLAIALLGDPEFLILDEPINGLDPMGVIEIRELLKKLNQEHDITMLISSHILSELHLLATHYGIIHEGKLLEQLSAKELNEKCQQYLHIKVDRPNKAATVLERQLETSEFEVMADGSIKLFAYTATPGKVSKTLTDEGLILEQFMPMGEELEAYFTHRIGGVQHG
- a CDS encoding DHA2 family efflux MFS transporter permease subunit, encoding MILGAFFAIFNQTTMTVALPTLMEEFNIEAATGQWLTTGYMLVNGVLIPVTGFLMLRFSTRQLFQTAMIIFLIGTLVSAMAMNFPVLLTGRLIQAASTGIMMPLLMNVVLSLFPPERRGAAMGTVGLAIIFAPAIGPTLTGYILDAFPWQVLFYGMVPFVVVIIICGFIFLKNVSETTKSKLDLVSLILSTIGFGALLYGFSEAGNEGWSNTEVVIALSIGVLTIGLFTWRQLTSGKPFLDLKAFRYNMFSLTTIINCVITVVMYADMILLPLYLQNARGFTALEAGVLMFPGALLMGLLSPVVGKLFDRYGVKWLAIIGITIILATTYSFANLSDATSYTFLIMMYTGRRIGMALFLMPLQTAGLNQLPSSLNAHGTAISNTARQVAGAIGTSLIVTIMTSRTKTHLQDIAAQGAANGETRAHMTMEASIQGISDAYFVMLLFGVISLVLSFWIKRVKQAPEEELAES
- a CDS encoding ABC transporter permease, producing the protein MGNLMKTEWFKLRNDRSLWVLTGIIFAYAVLQTMLDRLDGGELTPLNDYYQYYALSFNEQIVSYIPCILAGFFITSEYSRGTMKSLASSGNSRIRIYLAKLIMFSTGAIIISLTMPVSMTVISAIVGFPGSLDWPYYLQTIGLTILYAAVFASIMAVFSIMFTDSGKTIGFLLLFFMLIDTMLGMISSKLTFLKPVHDNSVFQLSKKIIEINQVGGTEMIKLIVIPIVTFLVFGMAGSLIFKKKEIK
- a CDS encoding TetR/AcrR family transcriptional regulator, which translates into the protein MEEKKKTDPRIVRTRRLLKDAFVELIQEIDIQKLSVNRLAERATINRVTFYLHYRDIPDMLEKMADEMMSDLTEVWKEARAERNATAETEKWHVMDRVLHHIADNAAFYKVVFTSKRMPIFRDRLLAFLTERIISRVERKGEESSVHKDIVIWYDSAAYMGTIVAWLQNGMPYTPSYMAKQIYQLRHREMGER